In Candidatus Nezhaarchaeota archaeon, the sequence TAGTACCACCTGGAAGAATTGTTAAACTAGAGCCGCATCCTCGAACGGCTACAGGTCCGGATCTTAGAAGACTCTTCATAGGATCTGAAGGTGTCCTCGGGATAGTGACGAAGGCCACTCTTAAAATCGCTCAATTTCCGGAGAAGAGAGTGAAGCTGTCATTCGCTACCAAGACGTTTGAGGAAGCTTTTGAGTACACTAGGTTGATTATTAGGAGAGGAGTACGACCTGCAGTTGTAAGGATCTATGATCGAATAGAGACATTAAGGCACTTCTACTGGATTAGGGATGTTAAGGACGAGCCCATCACGATAATGGTAATTGAGGGCCCATCCAGCTTAGTGGATGCTGAAGCGGACATTGTTAAAGGCACATTTAAGGGAAGGGAGCTCGGCGAAGAGCCGGTTGATTACTGGTTGAGAACTAGGTTTGTAGTTAAAGAAGCTTCCGAATACGCTGCCTTAGGCTTTGTTTTCGACACCATTGAAGTCGCCGCGCTCTGGTCTCGCGTTGTGCCTCTCTACCGTGAGGTGATAGAGGCAATGAAGCGCGTGGATGGCACTCTGGTGGCGTCAGCACACGCATCTCACTTCTACCCTCAAGGCGCATGCCTTTACTTCACATTTGGAGGCCTTCCTAGAGCTGGGACGACGCCATACGAGTACCACAGGAAGGTATGGGAGGCAGCAATGGATGCCGTGATAAGGGTTGGAGGGACCATAAGCCATCACCACGGGGTCGGAAGGATTAGAGCTCCATGGCTTAAGGCTGAGATAGGCGATGCAGGGCTTGAACTTCTTCAAAAGCTCAAGAGAGCGATCGATGACAGGGGGATCATGAACCCCGGCAACATGGGCCTTTAAGTGGAGGTGGCCTAAGTGAGGGAGATGGCCTGGATTATCGAGGCATTGAAGGAGCGAGGATTAAGCACCGCAATGCGCGTAGCACTAAGGTACATGCTTGGAAGGCTGCGCGGCGTTGATGACATTATCAAGTGCGCTTTATGCCCCAACTTCTGTAAGTTCAATTGTCCCACTCACATAGCTTCTGGCAGTGAAACTCACTCTCCCGCTGGAAGAGCTAGGGTGGCCTTCTTTATTGAGAGCGGCGTCCTCGAGCTTAATCCGGAAAACGCATTACCGCTGTACACATGTCTGGGGTGCCTAGCGTGCAAGGCCTATTGCCCCTTTAACTTCAGCGTGCCTGAGATAACCTACAGGCTCCGTGTAAGGCTCCGACAAGCTAATGCCCTCCCAGTACAGCTAGCACAGATAGTTG encodes:
- a CDS encoding FAD-binding oxidoreductase produces the protein MIEGFHVGRHALREILVRAVESSKRIHRDLVKLLGDDKVSNIVTDLAVYSHDYTPINLHKILNLDLETIPCVVVWPESVQDVVEIVKYAYENHVPIYPYGGGSGVLRGFAPEHCGIVVDMKRMQSISLNEYDLTVAADAGVYGVILEQYLNYKGYTLGHIPQSLYESTVGGWIATRATGQFSTKYGGIEDLLLGIEVVVPPGRIVKLEPHPRTATGPDLRRLFIGSEGVLGIVTKATLKIAQFPEKRVKLSFATKTFEEAFEYTRLIIRRGVRPAVVRIYDRIETLRHFYWIRDVKDEPITIMVIEGPSSLVDAEADIVKGTFKGRELGEEPVDYWLRTRFVVKEASEYAALGFVFDTIEVAALWSRVVPLYREVIEAMKRVDGTLVASAHASHFYPQGACLYFTFGGLPRAGTTPYEYHRKVWEAAMDAVIRVGGTISHHHGVGRIRAPWLKAEIGDAGLELLQKLKRAIDDRGIMNPGNMGL